The segment tcaggtgaccggtaaggcctgtgagcctcttgttttcaCTACCCAAAGTAAATTATTCTGTGTGTAATGCACTATAATGTGGAATTCAGTTCCATTAAAAGACTTTTGTCATGACTGTTTAATCTCGGACTCGGGTTCATTTTCCACCTGGCCATGACTGTTTAATCTCGGACTCAGGTTAATTTTCCACCTGGCCATGACTGTGTTTAATCTCGGACTCAGGTTGATTTTCCACCTGGCCACGACTGTGTTTAATCTCGGACTTAGGTTGATTTTCCACCTGGCCACGACTGTGTTTAATCTCGGACTTAGGTTGATTTTCCACCTGGCCACGACTGTGTTTAATCTCGGACTTAGGTTGATTTTCCACCTGGTCACAGGTTGGTAGGGGACATGGATTCCTCACTTGAagatttatcttattttttaaatataaaaataccatattaaagcaaaatttttagcgaggatttaattttagcaTTATTAGCGAGGGTGTTGAGATTGCTAAAATTATATattgctaacaatttattccgtATCACAGGTAATAGTTGTCTTTCTTGGAACTATAAAGTCGCTAGAAGTAGCTCTCGAAAATCGTTGAATTTGGGTCTCGCTAAATATTCCACTTGTACAGTATGGACGTCTTGTTTTCACTATCCTAAACTCTTACTTTAGGGTGATATTATATTTAGTTAAGCAACATTTTTTGTCACAGAAAACTGATCCCAAGCTTGACTACAATAAAGCTACGAACATAGGCAATACCTGAAATATCCAGAGTGATGATTTctcaacaaaaaacaaacaacttttGATTTCCAATCTATTTTTGATCATTTTTGAGGTGTCATTTTTGGAAAAACACCTGTTTTTAAGCATTGGGAATGAGACCCAATCCCGGCCCTCTACAGACCTTATAAAAATCATCGTCAATGAGCACCTCATTACCATTTATTTATTCATCACTATAATGGAGTAAACAAGTGACAAGATTTATTTTGTGTTGGAATCGTTTTCTTGATTATATTGTAATTTACAAATCCACATAGATCCCAATAGTTTGGAAAGACGTGTTGCAACACGCTATGATATTGGATTTAAATGGTGTAAATAATCGTTTGATACAATTTTAGGCATCATGCTTTTGAGGAGATTTTCTGCATTACGTTCTTTTTTATGAATCTGACATTTGAATagcataatgataataaatacatgtgttGGAGAGTTGAAAATGTCTAGCATGCAGTCATGTTTTATGATGTCAATTTTTCTACCTTCAGTAACCAGGCCATTGAAGAATGTCCGAAAAAGAAGATTTCGAAAAACTTTGAAGAAAAAGGTACAGTATGTGTTGAAGAAGTTATAAGATATAAGCTCTTCTGATAACTTATCACAgtgtatgtatttaaaaattaacttTTGTCCAATTTTCAGTGGATGTaattaatttaaaacaaatattgaccTATTTCAATCATTTTGACACTGTAAGTATAAGTTGATTTGTATGTTCTCTTGCTATATATTAAACTGAACTCACTTGTGTAGTATATGGAGCAACCAGATATAGAAAAAGAAGTCAAGCGTTTGTTTCGTACCGATGCTGATGCAATAGATGTCAAATGGGAAGTGATCACAGAGGAGGAGAAACCAGAGTGCTCTGGACAGATGTCGATTACCAAGTCTGGAGGAACGAGCCTGAAAAGGACAGACACCTCCACCAGTCTGGATAATTATGGTGTGGAAATAAGATATCTAATTGGTCATTAAATATCTATCCAATTATTGAGAAGTATTGACTACACTTCATATTTTTGTACAGCGATTTTTGGGGACCTGAGTAGCTCTGATGAGGAGGAGGAGAAAGATATCAACATAATGGATAGTGGAGAGGATGACATTTCACGACTCTCATTTTCCCAGCACCACATGAGCTTTGACAGCATGGATTCCTCCAATATTGAGGGCCAGGATGTTATGACTGACGCTGAAAATGGTTTGTCTGCAAtgtcataatttattatctCTACATAGTGGAGtaggggtgagatcaaaagttcaatgtctcacaaaaaactgaattcacatagttttcgcCAAGACCCCTCACCCCCCCTTtcaaactaaatatgatgaatgctGAAACTAATCAATTAACAAGTAAAAGCATATGTGTATGAATAACACTATgcataccttttctactgtttattcacaaaacattaaaactcattaaaatgtaattttattatgTGGTTCTTAACAgtcactttttttttaaagtgtaatcgatgtcgaagtttttaccccctcccctaactatttgaatttagatttttattcgacatcaatcttttgatctcgcccctaatgGTTTCTGCTTTGTTAAAGGTATGACACATCATTATGGACAATCATAAAATCCTGCTATGAGCAATTTTgctagtgttttttttttcgatatCAAGGTACCttaatacttttttaaaaatatgaatgtcCTCATTATATTTTTGCCATATCACTATTTCCTTGTATGATTTGAAAATGTGGATAGTATTAAACTGttattttcctatataataataataccatatttatatagtacccttttcatacactctGTGTACTGAACTGCTTTGATCAGCTAATTTCATACCACATGTTGAATAGAAGTTTTAATTAAAAAGCTGTAagataataaataaattgaCTGGGGGGTCATGAAAATTAATAAGAAAGAGCAGAAAGTTGTTTTTGTGAATGTGGAAAAAGTTGTTGCTAGATGCTACAAGTTAGGGTAGACAAATGGAATGGCAACATTAAGAAATGAAGTAAAGGCTTATGTGTGTTAGTATTACCTTAAACTCACATTTCAGATTTTTTGgcatactcgcctataagtcggccCGCATGTAAGCCAGTTGTATTTTCTAAGGTTATTTTGAAGgcatttgccattgacccgcttataagtcggtgcAACTTTTTgccagaatcggttgacaatttcatatcaatgctCTAATGTTTTGACCTCTGtttcaaataacattttgagaAATGACACCGATATTTAATCTTTTtattcaacaaatcaatttcatatcaatactcttaatgttcaaataatattttggaaatgaCATCGATATTTAACCTTTCATTCCCAACAAACCAAACAGCTACCATTTCATTTACCATAGCACGTCCAAGTTTTTTTTCTAAGACTTATTTCCCTTgtcttatatatattttgaacatcaatctcaattttattttccacttgacattttctctctctctctctctctctctctctctctctctctctcctctctctctcttactgTTAATACAATTGAGGTGCTCAATGTCCAAGCTGTATCTGTTGTTCTTGATTTAAACATTGCACTTGATCTATTATTGGCAATTATCATGATTAATTTTTGCATTCATTTACCTAAACAATTATTGTCTCTTAATTACCAGTTTCCCTTAATACCTGACACTGTGTTTACATAGTGGCAAGTGTCCCATTAAAAAAGTGTACATGGGATgtaattatttcataaattgaGTTTTGATAGAGTCAAGAATTATATTGTAAAGTATCTTTAAACAATATCTTAAaaatcttttatgaaaatattttaaacgttgcatatgaatatttcaatattaaattggGTTTGCAATTCAAGTTTACCTATGAACAATAGATTTACAGTAAGTCAAGTTATTGAAAAAATTAGTTATATAAATAGtttacaaataaataataaaataaaattaataaaatatgtaaatacttgtactttatgcatAATCTAAGAATACATAGATAATATAATATGTCCAGACTTTTgtcaatgataattatgataattGTTGGAGTTGTTTAAAATATACTAGATAAAACcatccagaaaaataccaatcttttTAGGACTTGCCTTTAAGTTGTACATAGAATTTTGAaccaaaatttaactcccaAAACTCCAACTTGTAGGTGAATATATATGGTAGCTCATTTTGGAGTCAACTATGTAAGATTTCTTCATAAGATACAGCTTGGTAAGAGCATTTCCAATTTTTTATTTGGACCTTTCTTCTGACCCTGACATTAAATTTCTCAATTAAACAGTTGGCTCATTTAAGAATTAAATTTCATCTTAAAAGATACCTGATGGTAtaactgcaatgcttcatgtCGGCATACTTTGTGACGTGTGTTAGTGCATCATGAAAGACTTCAGAGAAAAGCATATCAACACAGCAAATACATACCTAACattaaaaagacaaatttaaaaGAGGGCAAAATTGTCTATCTATGAGTTTTAGTGAAAATAAGACTGAATAAAAATTTCTTGGTAGATAATAAATGAGGTTTGATTTCTTGGAATTTCCCATGCTCGGGAATCAAAGTGAATGTCTGAGTCAGCCAGTGTGTGTGATATCTCTTTGTAGCTGAACTGCAGGGGAAATTAAATGAACTGAAGAGACAAGTTGCAGAAATACGTCATAGGCGTGCCTCTCAGGAACAAAGTGAATTGAACATAGCAGACCCAGAGCAAAAGGCAAGTACTTTTAATTGTTGCTTATGATTTATGCTGTGTTTGATTACAACAAACCAGACTCAGATATgtgtttattttatgattttattgtaatgattataaatgaatattattgtcatttgaattcttcatttgaaATGATGTGTTCATCGAGATAGACTGTTTAGTTTGATATGCATGGTGGATGTACTTCCAGACTTCCAGAGCAATTAAACAGTTGAAATGTGAAAACCATTACCGGTACATGTAATGGTTATTGGGTTTAGTGTTGTGTGACAGTCTCAAATgatcaattaattaatcaatcaaaaaagtttgtttttgaTATGGAAGAAgtatatttgatttattcaactgttattaataacattgaagtataatggtgcattgtataaaatatatacagaacaaaTCTTCATTGCAACTTGTATAAAGATTTTATGTCCCATCATGAATATGGCCGGGGCATATAGCGTttgcagggcttgaagctaatttttatgtcaccagtccagccggactgatggtatataatttcaaccagtccgcagaaaaaattaccagtccaacagagttttccagaaataatcaaacgcacttaaatgtgggatttatatttacgaatcagattcgtctgatatctacagattgaagcatgccaaatgtgtgtataaaatttcataagtatattttccaaaatgatgcttttaaaattaaccagtcccattggactgactaaaacaaatgtcagtcagtccgccagactttttaTCCAGTCATAGAcagacgggcatatgttaatttcgagccctggttTGTCATGTCCATCTTCTGTCCTTCCATCTGTCCTTCTGTCACACTTTTCacttagctcagtttcaaagtcagtttcaaagaaactattcaagatattttcatcaaatGTTATATGCTGATACCTATTGGTATCATCTATTCAActgtatcaatatttttttaccttgacatttcctttgaccttgacctcacttTTCCATTATTGGTGtgtagctcagtttcaaagcaactattgacaacattttaatgaaaactCTTACCCTGATACATAGTAGTGGTAGCAATTTAAATGtggtattattttttttaccttgatcTTCCCTGTGACCTCAATATTTCCTATTTTGGTGTTTCACTCAGTTTCAATTTCAATGTGTTAAAtgcatggcccctgggggtagagtggggccacaatagggaatcaaagttttacatgcaaatataaaggaaaagaTCTTTATAAAACCATGGCCTCCggaggtaggttggggtcacaataggggatcaaaattctacatgcgaatatatagggaacaattttaaatatgggctaaggtgactcaggtgagcgatgtggcctattGGACCCTTATTTTCATATCGCATTACAAATATCACATTGGATGGGGCATTTATGTCCTATGGACATATTTCTGGTTACACTTGAATTATTGACTGCTTCTTGAATTCGCTGAATGATAGGATTCTGCAAATATAGCAAAAATTAATATCGTAAGTTACTTTCTCCTTGTACTGTACATTGACTGGTTTtttacgcccgtctttagatgggacatattatggtacagtgatgtctgtacatccatccatctgtccatctgtttgGGGTTTCTAATTTcgtttctctgtcacatatcaagctgaaactttctatgtagcttctttgtggatcactctagatcatgttgcagttttgatccatttcaaccactctttatttgaaaatcattgttatatggagggtacataatttgtccggcaAACTCCttccacaattttcaagtgaagaccatcttgttttacagagtgtttgtatggatattgaagatgtgcaggtggcaaggattttgattttcttaaattttcaagaaaattacaggttgttgaacttagtccgtTTTGAGAAAGTATTACAAAAAGGGTACTCGATTTGTTCAGTGAACTCCTCCCATAGTTTTCAAGTAAGAaacttcttattttacagagtatatatatatgtactgaaggtgtgcatgtggcaaggattttgattttctgaagtttttgagaaaattacaggttcttgaacttagtcagttttgaggagatattgcatagagagtacatgatttgtcttttatttttccttccacagttttcaagtgaggaccttcttattttacagagtatttgtatgtgtatggaatatgtgcatgtggcaaggattttgatttccttcaattttaaagaaaattacaggttgttgaaaatattttattaaataaaggacatggtttgtccttATAACTCCTGCCACAGTTTAGAAACTAGGATATATGTGAATAACTTGAAGATGCATAGTGCAATTTAgtgattttgattctcaacaaattttaattttctttcacattttgaatatttactggttgttgaacttggtcgcatttggggaaatattttacacatagaTTTCTTGGTTTGTCTACCTAtctcctgtcacagttttcaGCTAAGACCCTCTATTCATACAAtgtaaagaaagtatgtcacagtctgatgatggctgatactacctaaagcaaagttctacaaattattgcataagaaaaacaccctatgtaagcattttcacaagtgtattatatactgtttgcagtactcttgtttgcaattggtctgcatcCGTCTTGCGACGTG is part of the Ostrea edulis chromosome 2, xbOstEdul1.1, whole genome shotgun sequence genome and harbors:
- the LOC125679255 gene encoding transcription initiation factor TFIID subunit 7-like isoform X3, whose translation is MSGLLKMSSKKKEPTSEPLFDLEQQFILRLPPGPAMALKQDVQSSSNTLKDRLSIETQPDFRRANVRYGNQIFHGKMVDLPCIVETMKTVDMKTFYKTADVCQMLICKSDDDTSQDENESPKKKEKDKKYLWNHGITRPLKNVRKRRFRKTLKKKYMEQPDIEKEVKRLFRTDADAIDVKWEVITEEEKPECSGQMSITKSGGTSLKRTDTSTSLDNYAIFGDLSSSDEEEEKDINIMDSGEDDISRLSFSQHHMSFDSMDSSNIEGQDVMTDAENAELQGKLNELKRQVAEIRHRRASQEQSELNIADPEQKEKAQAILKKIIQEENEKLQES
- the LOC125679255 gene encoding transcription initiation factor TFIID subunit 7-like isoform X2, with the translated sequence MSGLLKMSSKKKEPTSEPLFDLEQQFILRLPPGPAMALKQDVQSSSNTLKDRLSIETQPDFRRANVRYGNQIFHGKMVDLPCIVETMKTVDMKTFYKTADVCQMLICKSDDDTSQDENESPKKKEKDKKYLWNHGITRPLKNVRKRRFRKTLKKKYMEQPDIEKEVKRLFRTDADAIDVKWEVITEEEKPECSGQMSITKSGGTSLKRTDTSTSLDNYAIFGDLSSSDEEEEKDINIMDSGEDDISRLSFSQHHMSFDSMDSSNIEGQDVMTDAENAELQGKLNELKRQVAEIRHRRASQEQSELNIADPEQKEKAQAILKKIIQEENEKLQEYEILSSMLSQS
- the LOC125679255 gene encoding transcription initiation factor TFIID subunit 7-like isoform X1 — its product is MSGLLKMSSKKKEPTSEPLFDLEQQFILRLPPGPAMALKQDVQSSSNTLKDRLSIETQPDFRRANVRYGNQIFHGKMVDLPCIVETMKTVDMKTFYKTADVCQMLICKSDDDTSQDENESPKKKEKDKKYLWNHGITRPLKNVRKRRFRKTLKKKYMEQPDIEKEVKRLFRTDADAIDVKWEVITEEEKPECSGQMSITKSGGTSLKRTDTSTSLDNYAIFGDLSSSDEEEEKDINIMDSGEDDISRLSFSQHHMSFDSMDSSNIEGQDVMTDAENAELQGKLNELKRQVAEIRHRRASQEQSELNIADPEQKEKAQAILKKIIQEENEKLQEVSCGHPSNHIIYSVSKDLRF